From a single Callithrix jacchus isolate 240 chromosome 5, calJac240_pri, whole genome shotgun sequence genomic region:
- the CAMKK1 gene encoding calcium/calmodulin-dependent protein kinase kinase 1 isoform X2 translates to MEGGPAVCCQDPRAELVERVAAIDVTHLEEANCSPEPTRNGVDPPPRARATSVIPGSASRLLPARPSLSARKLSLQERPAGSYLGAQAGPYATGPASHVFPRAWRRPTVESHHVAISDAEDCVQLNQYKLQSEIGKGAYGVVRLAYNESEDRHYAMKVLSKKKLLKQYGFPRRPPPRGSQAARGGPAKQLLPLERVYQEIAILKKLDHVNVVKLIEVLDDPAEDNLYLVFDLLRKGPVMEVPCNKPFSEEQSRLYLRDVILGLEYLHCQKIVHRDIKPSNLLLGDDGHVKIADFGVSNQFEGNDAQLSSTAGTPAFMAPEAISDSGQSFSGKALDVWATGVTLYCFVYGKCPFIDDYILALHRKIKNEPVVFPEEPKISEDLKDLILKMLDKNPETRIGVSDIKLHPWVTKNGEEPLPSEEEHCSVVEVTEEEVKNSVRLIPSWTTVILVKSMLRKRSFGNPFEPQARREERSMSAPGNLQLKEGCGEGAKSPELPGVQEDEAAS, encoded by the exons ATGGAGGGCGGCCCAGCTGTCTGCTGCCAGGATCCTCGGGCAGAGCTGGTAGAACGGGTAGCAGCCATTGATGTTACCCACTTGGAAGAAGCAAATTGTAGCCCAGAGCCCACTAGAAACGGTGTGGACCCTCCACCACGGGCTAGAGCCACCTCTGTCATCCCTGGTAGTGCTTCAAGACTGCTCCCAGCCCGGCCTAGCCTCTCGGCTCGGAAGCTTTCCCTGCAGGAGCGGCCGGCAGGAAGCTATCTGGGGGCACAGGCTGGGCCTTATGCCACGGGGCCTGCCAGCCACGTCTTCCCACGGGCCTGGCGGAGGCCTACTGTCGAGTCTCATCACGTGGCCATCTCAGATGCAGAG GACTGTGTTCAGCTGAACCAGTACAAGCTGCAGAGTGAGATTGGCAAG GGTGCCTATGGTGTGGTGAGGCTGGCCTACAACGAAAGTGAAGACAGACACTAT GCAATGAAAGTCCTTTCCAAAAAGAAGTTACTGAAGCAATATGGCTTTCCAC GTCGCCCTCCCCCAAGAGGGTCCCAGGCTGCCCGGGGAGGACCTGCCAAGCAGCTGCTGCCCTTGGAGCGGGTGTACCAGGAAATTGCCATCCTGAAGAAGCTGGACCATGTGAATGTAGTCAAACTGATTGAG GTCCTGGATGACCCAGCTGAGGACAATCTCTATTTGG tgtttgACCTCCTGAGAAAGGG GCCCGTCATGGAAGTGCCCTGCAACAAGCCCTTCTCGGAGGAGCAGTCTCGCCTCTACCTGCGGGACGTCATCCTGGGCCTCGAGTACT TGCACTGCCAGAAGATCGTCCACAGGGACATCAAGCCATCCAACCTGCTCCTGGGGGACGATGGGCACGTGAAGATCGCTGACTTCGGTGTCAGCAACCAGTTTGAGGGGAATGACGCTCAGCTGTCCAGCACGGCCGGGACGCCGGCCTTCATGGCCCCCGAGGCCATTTCTGACTCCGGCCAGAGCTTCAGTGGGAAG GCCTTGGACGTGTGGGCCACCGGTGTCACGTTGTACTGCTTTGTCTATGGGAAG TGCCCATTCATCGACGATTACATCCTGGCACTCCACAGGAAGATCAAGAATGAGCCTGTGGTGTTTCCGGAGGA GCCCAAGATCAGCGAGGATCTCAAGGATCTAATCCTGAAGATGCTGGACAAGAATCCCGAGACGAGAATTGGGGTGTCGGACATCAAG TTGCACCCTTGGGTGACCAAGAACGGGGAAGAGCCGCTGCCCTCAGAGGAGGAGCACTGCAGCGTGGTGGAGGTGACGGAGGAGGAGGTGAAGAACTCCGTCAGGCTCATCCCCAGCTGGACCACGGTG ATCCTGGTGAAGTCCATGCTGAGGAAGCGTTCCTTTGGGAACCCTTTTGAACCCCAAGCGCGGAGAGAAGAGCGCTCCATGTCTGCTCCAGGGAACTTACAGCT GAAAGAAGGGTGTGGCGAAGGGGCCAAGAGCCCAGAGCTCCCCGGCGTCCAGGAAGACGAGGCTGCCTCCTGA
- the CAMKK1 gene encoding calcium/calmodulin-dependent protein kinase kinase 1 isoform X3: MEGGPAVCCQDPRAELVERVAAIDVTHLEEANCSPEPTRNGVDPPPRARATSVIPGSASRLLPARPSLSARKLSLQERPAGSYLGAQAGPYATGPASHVFPRAWRRPTVESHHVAISDAEDCVQLNQYKLQSEIGKGAYGVVRLAYNESEDRHYAMKVLSKKKLLKQYGFPRRPPPRGSQAARGGPAKQLLPLERVYQEIAILKKLDHVNVVKLIEVLDDPAEDNLYLVFDLLRKGPVMEVPCNKPFSEEQSRLYLRDVILGLEYLHCQKIVHRDIKPSNLLLGDDGHVKIADFGVSNQFEGNDAQLSSTAGTPAFMAPEAISDSGQSFSGKALDVWATGVTLYCFVYGKCPFIDDYILALHRKIKNEPVVFPEEPKISEDLKDLILKMLDKNPETRIGVSDIKLHPWVTKNGEEPLPSEEEHCSVVEVTEEEVKNSVRLIPSWTTVVLRTRQGNGLGSLWIGAQVSVRQSLHPPQEPECQLDGTCIF; encoded by the exons ATGGAGGGCGGCCCAGCTGTCTGCTGCCAGGATCCTCGGGCAGAGCTGGTAGAACGGGTAGCAGCCATTGATGTTACCCACTTGGAAGAAGCAAATTGTAGCCCAGAGCCCACTAGAAACGGTGTGGACCCTCCACCACGGGCTAGAGCCACCTCTGTCATCCCTGGTAGTGCTTCAAGACTGCTCCCAGCCCGGCCTAGCCTCTCGGCTCGGAAGCTTTCCCTGCAGGAGCGGCCGGCAGGAAGCTATCTGGGGGCACAGGCTGGGCCTTATGCCACGGGGCCTGCCAGCCACGTCTTCCCACGGGCCTGGCGGAGGCCTACTGTCGAGTCTCATCACGTGGCCATCTCAGATGCAGAG GACTGTGTTCAGCTGAACCAGTACAAGCTGCAGAGTGAGATTGGCAAG GGTGCCTATGGTGTGGTGAGGCTGGCCTACAACGAAAGTGAAGACAGACACTAT GCAATGAAAGTCCTTTCCAAAAAGAAGTTACTGAAGCAATATGGCTTTCCAC GTCGCCCTCCCCCAAGAGGGTCCCAGGCTGCCCGGGGAGGACCTGCCAAGCAGCTGCTGCCCTTGGAGCGGGTGTACCAGGAAATTGCCATCCTGAAGAAGCTGGACCATGTGAATGTAGTCAAACTGATTGAG GTCCTGGATGACCCAGCTGAGGACAATCTCTATTTGG tgtttgACCTCCTGAGAAAGGG GCCCGTCATGGAAGTGCCCTGCAACAAGCCCTTCTCGGAGGAGCAGTCTCGCCTCTACCTGCGGGACGTCATCCTGGGCCTCGAGTACT TGCACTGCCAGAAGATCGTCCACAGGGACATCAAGCCATCCAACCTGCTCCTGGGGGACGATGGGCACGTGAAGATCGCTGACTTCGGTGTCAGCAACCAGTTTGAGGGGAATGACGCTCAGCTGTCCAGCACGGCCGGGACGCCGGCCTTCATGGCCCCCGAGGCCATTTCTGACTCCGGCCAGAGCTTCAGTGGGAAG GCCTTGGACGTGTGGGCCACCGGTGTCACGTTGTACTGCTTTGTCTATGGGAAG TGCCCATTCATCGACGATTACATCCTGGCACTCCACAGGAAGATCAAGAATGAGCCTGTGGTGTTTCCGGAGGA GCCCAAGATCAGCGAGGATCTCAAGGATCTAATCCTGAAGATGCTGGACAAGAATCCCGAGACGAGAATTGGGGTGTCGGACATCAAG TTGCACCCTTGGGTGACCAAGAACGGGGAAGAGCCGCTGCCCTCAGAGGAGGAGCACTGCAGCGTGGTGGAGGTGACGGAGGAGGAGGTGAAGAACTCCGTCAGGCTCATCCCCAGCTGGACCACGGTG GTGCTGAGGACACGGCAGGGGAACGGCCTGGGCAGCCTTTGGATTGGAGCCCAAGTGTCAGTTAGACAGAGCCTGCATCCCCCCCAAGAGCCTGAGTGTCAGTTAGACGGCACATGCATCTTCTGA
- the CAMKK1 gene encoding calcium/calmodulin-dependent protein kinase kinase 1 isoform X4, with product MEGGPAVCCQDPRAELVERVAAIDVTHLEEANCSPEPTRNGVDPPPRARATSVIPGSASRLLPARPSLSARKLSLQERPAGSYLGAQAGPYATGPASHVFPRAWRRPTVESHHVAISDAEDCVQLNQYKLQSEIGKGAYGVVRLAYNESEDRHYAMKVLSKKKLLKQYGFPRRPPPRGSQAARGGPAKQLLPLERVYQEIAILKKLDHVNVVKLIEVLDDPAEDNLYLVFDLLRKGPVMEVPCNKPFSEEQSRLYLRDVILGLEYLHCQKIVHRDIKPSNLLLGDDGHVKIADFGVSNQFEGNDAQLSSTAGTPAFMAPEAISDSGQSFSGKALDVWATGVTLYCFVYGKCPFIDDYILALHRKIKNEPVVFPEEPKISEDLKDLILKMLDKNPETRIGVSDIKLHPWVTKNGEEPLPSEEEHCSVVEVTEEEVKNSVRLIPSWTTVTVTEPRSPCTAPGAEDTAGERPGQPLDWSPSVS from the exons ATGGAGGGCGGCCCAGCTGTCTGCTGCCAGGATCCTCGGGCAGAGCTGGTAGAACGGGTAGCAGCCATTGATGTTACCCACTTGGAAGAAGCAAATTGTAGCCCAGAGCCCACTAGAAACGGTGTGGACCCTCCACCACGGGCTAGAGCCACCTCTGTCATCCCTGGTAGTGCTTCAAGACTGCTCCCAGCCCGGCCTAGCCTCTCGGCTCGGAAGCTTTCCCTGCAGGAGCGGCCGGCAGGAAGCTATCTGGGGGCACAGGCTGGGCCTTATGCCACGGGGCCTGCCAGCCACGTCTTCCCACGGGCCTGGCGGAGGCCTACTGTCGAGTCTCATCACGTGGCCATCTCAGATGCAGAG GACTGTGTTCAGCTGAACCAGTACAAGCTGCAGAGTGAGATTGGCAAG GGTGCCTATGGTGTGGTGAGGCTGGCCTACAACGAAAGTGAAGACAGACACTAT GCAATGAAAGTCCTTTCCAAAAAGAAGTTACTGAAGCAATATGGCTTTCCAC GTCGCCCTCCCCCAAGAGGGTCCCAGGCTGCCCGGGGAGGACCTGCCAAGCAGCTGCTGCCCTTGGAGCGGGTGTACCAGGAAATTGCCATCCTGAAGAAGCTGGACCATGTGAATGTAGTCAAACTGATTGAG GTCCTGGATGACCCAGCTGAGGACAATCTCTATTTGG tgtttgACCTCCTGAGAAAGGG GCCCGTCATGGAAGTGCCCTGCAACAAGCCCTTCTCGGAGGAGCAGTCTCGCCTCTACCTGCGGGACGTCATCCTGGGCCTCGAGTACT TGCACTGCCAGAAGATCGTCCACAGGGACATCAAGCCATCCAACCTGCTCCTGGGGGACGATGGGCACGTGAAGATCGCTGACTTCGGTGTCAGCAACCAGTTTGAGGGGAATGACGCTCAGCTGTCCAGCACGGCCGGGACGCCGGCCTTCATGGCCCCCGAGGCCATTTCTGACTCCGGCCAGAGCTTCAGTGGGAAG GCCTTGGACGTGTGGGCCACCGGTGTCACGTTGTACTGCTTTGTCTATGGGAAG TGCCCATTCATCGACGATTACATCCTGGCACTCCACAGGAAGATCAAGAATGAGCCTGTGGTGTTTCCGGAGGA GCCCAAGATCAGCGAGGATCTCAAGGATCTAATCCTGAAGATGCTGGACAAGAATCCCGAGACGAGAATTGGGGTGTCGGACATCAAG TTGCACCCTTGGGTGACCAAGAACGGGGAAGAGCCGCTGCCCTCAGAGGAGGAGCACTGCAGCGTGGTGGAGGTGACGGAGGAGGAGGTGAAGAACTCCGTCAGGCTCATCCCCAGCTGGACCACGGTG ACAGTTACTGAACCCCGTTCTCCATGTACTGCACCAGGTGCTGAGGACACGGCAGGGGAACGGCCTGGGCAGCCTTTGGATTGGAGCCCAAGTGTCAGTTAG
- the CAMKK1 gene encoding calcium/calmodulin-dependent protein kinase kinase 1 isoform X1: MEGGPAVCCQDPRAELVERVAAIDVTHLEEANCSPEPTRNGVDPPPRARATSVIPGSASRLLPARPSLSARKLSLQERPAGSYLGAQAGPYATGPASHVFPRAWRRPTVESHHVAISDAEDCVQLNQYKLQSEIGKGAYGVVRLAYNESEDRHYAMKVLSKKKLLKQYGFPRRPPPRGSQAARGGPAKQLLPLERVYQEIAILKKLDHVNVVKLIEVLDDPAEDNLYLVFDLLRKGPVMEVPCNKPFSEEQSRLYLRDVILGLEYLHCQKIVHRDIKPSNLLLGDDGHVKIADFGVSNQFEGNDAQLSSTAGTPAFMAPEAISDSGQSFSGKALDVWATGVTLYCFVYGKCPFIDDYILALHRKIKNEPVVFPEEPKISEDLKDLILKMLDKNPETRIGVSDIKLHPWVTKNGEEPLPSEEEHCSVVEVTEEEVKNSVRLIPSWTTVILVKSMLRKRSFGNPFEPQARREERSMSAPGNLQLLVGAKGTFGAQPLLHSWGQHLPLTCSPSADRKTLLPSTLMSHIHTESSPSGASNLWPPQHLAAWQRFADRLMWAPSRKLAGC; the protein is encoded by the exons ATGGAGGGCGGCCCAGCTGTCTGCTGCCAGGATCCTCGGGCAGAGCTGGTAGAACGGGTAGCAGCCATTGATGTTACCCACTTGGAAGAAGCAAATTGTAGCCCAGAGCCCACTAGAAACGGTGTGGACCCTCCACCACGGGCTAGAGCCACCTCTGTCATCCCTGGTAGTGCTTCAAGACTGCTCCCAGCCCGGCCTAGCCTCTCGGCTCGGAAGCTTTCCCTGCAGGAGCGGCCGGCAGGAAGCTATCTGGGGGCACAGGCTGGGCCTTATGCCACGGGGCCTGCCAGCCACGTCTTCCCACGGGCCTGGCGGAGGCCTACTGTCGAGTCTCATCACGTGGCCATCTCAGATGCAGAG GACTGTGTTCAGCTGAACCAGTACAAGCTGCAGAGTGAGATTGGCAAG GGTGCCTATGGTGTGGTGAGGCTGGCCTACAACGAAAGTGAAGACAGACACTAT GCAATGAAAGTCCTTTCCAAAAAGAAGTTACTGAAGCAATATGGCTTTCCAC GTCGCCCTCCCCCAAGAGGGTCCCAGGCTGCCCGGGGAGGACCTGCCAAGCAGCTGCTGCCCTTGGAGCGGGTGTACCAGGAAATTGCCATCCTGAAGAAGCTGGACCATGTGAATGTAGTCAAACTGATTGAG GTCCTGGATGACCCAGCTGAGGACAATCTCTATTTGG tgtttgACCTCCTGAGAAAGGG GCCCGTCATGGAAGTGCCCTGCAACAAGCCCTTCTCGGAGGAGCAGTCTCGCCTCTACCTGCGGGACGTCATCCTGGGCCTCGAGTACT TGCACTGCCAGAAGATCGTCCACAGGGACATCAAGCCATCCAACCTGCTCCTGGGGGACGATGGGCACGTGAAGATCGCTGACTTCGGTGTCAGCAACCAGTTTGAGGGGAATGACGCTCAGCTGTCCAGCACGGCCGGGACGCCGGCCTTCATGGCCCCCGAGGCCATTTCTGACTCCGGCCAGAGCTTCAGTGGGAAG GCCTTGGACGTGTGGGCCACCGGTGTCACGTTGTACTGCTTTGTCTATGGGAAG TGCCCATTCATCGACGATTACATCCTGGCACTCCACAGGAAGATCAAGAATGAGCCTGTGGTGTTTCCGGAGGA GCCCAAGATCAGCGAGGATCTCAAGGATCTAATCCTGAAGATGCTGGACAAGAATCCCGAGACGAGAATTGGGGTGTCGGACATCAAG TTGCACCCTTGGGTGACCAAGAACGGGGAAGAGCCGCTGCCCTCAGAGGAGGAGCACTGCAGCGTGGTGGAGGTGACGGAGGAGGAGGTGAAGAACTCCGTCAGGCTCATCCCCAGCTGGACCACGGTG ATCCTGGTGAAGTCCATGCTGAGGAAGCGTTCCTTTGGGAACCCTTTTGAACCCCAAGCGCGGAGAGAAGAGCGCTCCATGTCTGCTCCAGGGAACTTACAGCT GTTAGTCGGGGCTAAAGGGACCTTCGGCGCCCAGCCCCTGCTGCACTCCTGGGGCCAGCATCTCCCACTCACATGCTCCCCCTCTGCGGACAGAAAGACCCTTCTTCCATCCACCTTGATGTCACACATTCACACGGAGTCCAGCCCCTCTGGGGCTTCAAATCTGTGGCCCCCTCAGCACTTGGCAGCCTGGCAGAGGTTTGCAGACAGGCTGATGTGGGCTCCCAGTAGGAAGCTGGCGGGCTGTTGA